Sequence from the Leptospira dzoumogneensis genome:
TCTGACAAGGTGATACTCACTTCCGATAATCCAAGAACGGAAGATCCGGAAAGTATCTTGGATGATATACAAGAAGGTTTTTCTGCCGGATATTCTCCAATGCTCAGAGAAGTAGATCGAGCTAAGGCAATTTCTTTCGGGATCTCTCACTTAAAAGAGGGGGGATGCCTTCTTGTGGCTGGAAAAGGACATGAAGACTACCAGATCATAGGCAAAGATAAAAGGCATTTTGATGACGGGGAAGAGATCCGAAAGGCATTCGATTCAGTCGGACTATAGTCACTTCGTTCCTGAAACCCGACAAGCGGGTTATAGTCGCAATACTGGCTTCCGAAGCCGACCTCCCAAATCCAAAAAAATTGTCTCAGATCCTAACTTACGTCGATAATTAAGCCAGAGAAGAAGATTTTCTTTTTTACGTTTACTCGTACTCGGCGCGGGCGAATCTGTCTTCATAGTAACGATATGTTTTATTTTTTATACGAAAGATTTTTCCAAGATCTAGATTCCCTAAGACTTTTCAGCTATGTGACTGTTCGGGCTTTAATGGCCGGATTAACTTCTATGTTCCTTACTTTTTGGTTCGGGGGAAGGGTAATCGATTTCTTACACGGATTAAAATTCAGAGAAAGTGTAAGGGACGACGGACCAAAATCTCATAGCGCCAAGTCTGGGACTCCGACCATGGGTGGCCTGATGATCGTATCCGCCCTGGTCGTATCCGTTCTTCTTTGGGGAAATTTAAGAAATTCTAATATTCTTCTGTTGCTTGCCTGCTCCATTTCTTTTGCTACTCTGGGATTCATTGATGATTATATGAAATCCGTAAAGAAGATCAAGGGTGGAATGAGAGCGCGCACAAAATTTGCTGTTTCCGTAGTTTTGGCCGCGATCTTTTGTATAGTTTTTTTGTATTCTACAGGAGAAGCTCCAAAAGGTACTACCGGTAAAATCCTATTCCATTTGACGGATCTATTCTTGCCTTTCGTAAAGGGTCCGATCCTGTCCTGGGGATATTTAGCGATCCCCTTTTCGATTTTAGTAATATTAGGATCTTCTCATGGAGTCAACCTGACTGACGGTTTAGACGGTCTTGCTGGGGGAACTGCAGGGATCGTGGTTGGGACTCTTGGGTTGATAGCATATGTTTCAGGGACCCCTGTCGCTGCAAATTATCTGAATATTCCTTATCTTCCTCATGCTCATGAGTATAGTGTGTTCCTTGCCGCTTTGACCGGAGCATTGATCGGTTTTCTTTGGTTCAATAGCCATCCTGCACAAGTATTTATGGGAGATACTGGATCTTTGTTTTTAGGAGCAACCATCGGGCTTACTTGTGTAATGTTGAAGAAGGAGATCCTACTCGTTATCTTAGGCGGGATCTTTGTGGCGGAATCCTTGTCGGTAATCCTGCAAGTGGGTTCTTTTAAACTGACCCAAAAGAGAATTTTCAGAATGGCTCCTTTACATCACCATTTCGAGTTGGGTGGAGTTCCTGAAACAAAGGTGGTCATCCGTTTTTGGATCGCAGCCATCATTCTTGCGATCATATCTTTATCTAGTTTAAAAATACAATGAATGCTCTCGGGAGAAAGTTCAAAAATTTTTGGGAATCTCCCGATTCCCCCTTCGATCTTGTCCTAGTCGGATCCGTATTCTTTCTTTTACTTTTCGGAATATGTGTGATGTATTCCAGTTCCTCCGTTACCGCATGGAGAGAATTCCAAGACTCAGAATATTTTCTAAAAAAACAATTGGCCTGGGCGGTCATCGGCCTTGTCGTATTCTTCTTCTTTGCGAATTTTCCTTATAAACGTTTAGAAAGATTCGCGTTAGGCGGAATGATAATTAGCGTTTTACTTTTGATCTTAGTGTTTATTCCTGGGGTTGGAAAATCCGTAGGGACCTACTATGGAAGAAACTTCCATAGATGGATCGGGATCGGACCGTATCAATTACAACCTTCTGAAATTGCAAAGTTAGCGGTGGTAGTTTATTTATCTTCTCTCATCGTAAAATTAAAATTAAAAGAAACTAGAGATCCGAAGAAATTCATTCTTCCTGCAGTTTTGTTGCTCTCGGTCCTGATCCTGATCTTGGCCGAGCCTGCTTTCGGGACCACAATGGAAATTTTATTCGTGGTGATCGCTTTCGTATTCTTATTTGGATTTCCGGTCAGGAACCTTCTTCTTGTGGGTTTGGTATCTCTTCCTTTAGCTTATCTTTTGATCAGCCAAGTAGGATATAGAAGAAAAAGAATGGAAGTTTGGTTGGATCCATACCGCTTCCGTTACGATGAAGGCCATCAATTAGTTACCTCTTTCAGAGCGTTTTTAGATGGAGGTTGGTTTGGAAATAAATTGGCCAGCGGTTACGCACATAGATATCTAACGTATAGTCATACGGACTTCGTTCTTGCTACTTATGTAGAGGACTTCGGATTTATAGGTTTTTTATTTTTTTTCGCTTTGGTAATGATACTTCTTTCCAGAGTTTATGTTCTTCTTAAAAGAGTACAGGATCCTTTCGGTTTTTATCTGGGAGCAGGTTTACTTTTTATTTTAGGAACTCAGTTCGTTATTAATAGTTATGTGGTAACGGGACTATTTCCTATCACGGGGATCAGCTTACCGTTTATGAGCTACGGAGGATCCTCACTTCTCGTGGTTTTGGCGGCCTTCGGAATTCTTGTCAATATAACCAGAAAAGAAAACATAGGCGTATGAGATCGGTATTAATCGCAGCCGGCGGGACCGGGGGGCATATTTCTCCAGGGGTCGCTCTCGCAGAAAGTCTTGTAAGTCGAAAAGATTCCTTAGGTATCTCTAACGTTTTTCTACATTCTCTTATCCGAAATAAGGATAATCCGGATCTAAAACAGGCTCCTTGCGAAGTGATCTGGCATAATATTCCTTCTCTTTCCGGAAATATTCTTTTATTACCTTTTAGATACGTATTCCAACTTGTCCGGTCTTGGATCAAGTTCAGACAATTGGGTGTGGATGCAGTTGTCGGTATGGGTGGATATTCCAGCGTTCCTGCTCTTCTATACGCTGTGATCTTTGGCAAAAAACTCTATCTATGCGAACAGAACTGTATTCCCGGAAAAGTAAATCGTATCTTCTTTAGATTTGCGGACAAGGTCGCTTTTAGTTTTCCTCCTAAGGATACAAAAGTTTCCTGCAGTTGGGAAATATTAGGAAATCCTTTAAGATCCAAAACCGTCCCTAAACTTGCTTTGAAGTTCAGCGAAAAATGGGACCCTAAGAAGAAAAAACAATTTAACGTTTTAGTAATGGGTGGCTCTCAAGGAGCAAGACAGATCAATAATATGGTAGTCAACCTGATGAAACATGAAGTGATCCA
This genomic interval carries:
- a CDS encoding FtsW/RodA/SpoVE family cell cycle protein — its product is MNALGRKFKNFWESPDSPFDLVLVGSVFFLLLFGICVMYSSSSVTAWREFQDSEYFLKKQLAWAVIGLVVFFFFANFPYKRLERFALGGMIISVLLLILVFIPGVGKSVGTYYGRNFHRWIGIGPYQLQPSEIAKLAVVVYLSSLIVKLKLKETRDPKKFILPAVLLLSVLILILAEPAFGTTMEILFVVIAFVFLFGFPVRNLLLVGLVSLPLAYLLISQVGYRRKRMEVWLDPYRFRYDEGHQLVTSFRAFLDGGWFGNKLASGYAHRYLTYSHTDFVLATYVEDFGFIGFLFFFALVMILLSRVYVLLKRVQDPFGFYLGAGLLFILGTQFVINSYVVTGLFPITGISLPFMSYGGSSLLVVLAAFGILVNITRKENIGV
- a CDS encoding UDP-N-acetylglucosamine--N-acetylmuramyl-(pentapeptide) pyrophosphoryl-undecaprenol N-acetylglucosamine transferase; protein product: MRSVLIAAGGTGGHISPGVALAESLVSRKDSLGISNVFLHSLIRNKDNPDLKQAPCEVIWHNIPSLSGNILLLPFRYVFQLVRSWIKFRQLGVDAVVGMGGYSSVPALLYAVIFGKKLYLCEQNCIPGKVNRIFFRFADKVAFSFPPKDTKVSCSWEILGNPLRSKTVPKLALKFSEKWDPKKKKQFNVLVMGGSQGARQINNMVVNLMKHEVIQERFRFRMLTGTALYDEVSKKTKDADLISYSDNMAEHYDWANLVIARSGSGVLSECAAYALPMILIPYPFAKDDHQTANAKYMEANGAAALLEQRDEDESKLFRILDEFAEKPELLNEMSIRSLECSHVEASTETAGFFFENTK
- the mraY gene encoding phospho-N-acetylmuramoyl-pentapeptide-transferase, which translates into the protein MFYFLYERFFQDLDSLRLFSYVTVRALMAGLTSMFLTFWFGGRVIDFLHGLKFRESVRDDGPKSHSAKSGTPTMGGLMIVSALVVSVLLWGNLRNSNILLLLACSISFATLGFIDDYMKSVKKIKGGMRARTKFAVSVVLAAIFCIVFLYSTGEAPKGTTGKILFHLTDLFLPFVKGPILSWGYLAIPFSILVILGSSHGVNLTDGLDGLAGGTAGIVVGTLGLIAYVSGTPVAANYLNIPYLPHAHEYSVFLAALTGALIGFLWFNSHPAQVFMGDTGSLFLGATIGLTCVMLKKEILLVILGGIFVAESLSVILQVGSFKLTQKRIFRMAPLHHHFELGGVPETKVVIRFWIAAIILAIISLSSLKIQ